In Bacillus sp. SM2101, a single window of DNA contains:
- a CDS encoding DUF1128 domain-containing protein gives MNLSQKSVDNVNYMIEQIKEKLNVLNLGAIKSSHFDEEMYEELKEIYELVMKKNSFSPNEMQAIVEELGNLRKV, from the coding sequence ATGAATTTATCTCAAAAATCAGTAGATAATGTGAATTATATGATTGAACAAATTAAAGAAAAATTGAATGTACTTAATTTAGGGGCAATTAAGTCATCCCATTTTGACGAGGAAATGTACGAAGAACTAAAGGAAATTTATGAGCTTGTCATGAAAAAAAATTCATTCAGCCCTAATGAAATGCAAGCCATCGTTGAAGAATTAGGTAACCTGAGAAAGGTTTAA